A region of Necator americanus strain Aroian chromosome I, whole genome shotgun sequence DNA encodes the following proteins:
- a CDS encoding hypothetical protein (NECATOR_CHRI.G2779.T1) yields the protein MNFWVLRRRDRRLLQDSKVIPTNHVAAQHHLLVMDLKISRPRKRHPRTETQRIKWWNLKDRKELFFASVAPSTLPHNNRSAEKMWSSTSSIIRLTEDNTLEKTALGKPNIQKVTWFWNEDVQAIIREKKSKYKLWWKTRQSEDRSAYLAGKSAAKKALSKAKSDRFKAE from the coding sequence atgaaTTTCTGggtgttacgccgacgagatcgccgacttctgcaggattcaaaagtcatccctacaaaccatgtcgctgcccaacaccatttGCTCGtcatggacttgaaaatctcccgtccaaggaagagacatccaaggactgaaacacagcgcatcaaatggtggaatctgaaggatcgaaaggagctatttttcgcgtccgtggctccatctacacttccccacaATAATCGTAGTGCGGAGaaaatgtggtcgtctacttccagcattatacgcttgaccgagGATAACACTCTGGAAAAGACGGCTCTGGGTAAGCCCAATATACAAAAGgttacgtggttttggaacgaggacgTTCAGGCAataattcgtgagaagaagtccaagtataagctctggtggaagACACGTCAGTCCGAAGATCGgagtgcttacctagcggggAAGAGTGCGGCTAAGAAGGCactctccaaggcgaagtcggaccgcttcAAGGCTGAGTAG
- a CDS encoding hypothetical protein (NECATOR_CHRI.G2780.T1): MKSNKATGPDDIPVDIWKLLRDRGSVWLATLFNKIVATPDVWQTSVTVPVWKGKGDIADCTSYRLMRLLCHTIKVFERILEVRLRKIVSVSLNQCGFVKDCSTIDAIHAVRILPEKYREKNCSVDLTFLDLEKTFDRVPHELLWISKRSHRVAEEYVR, translated from the coding sequence atgaagtcgaacaaggcaaccggtcctgatgacatacctgttgatatctggaagctgctacgagatcgagggtccgtgtggctcgcaactctatttaacaagatcgttgcgactccagacgtttggcaaacttccgtgaccgtgcctgtctggaaagggaaaggagacatcgctgactgcacttcgtacagGCTTATgcgactgctgtgccatacgataAAGGTTTTTGAACGTATCCTGGAAgttcgtctgaggaaaattgtcagcgtttcactcaaccagtgcggctttgtgaaggactgcagcactatagatgctatccatgctgtccgtatcctcccagagaaatATCGAGAGAAGAACTGCAGTGTGGATCTtacttttctcgatctcgagaagactttcgaccgtgtcccacatgagctgttatggatttccaagaggtcgcatagagtagcagaagaatatgtgcggtga
- a CDS encoding hypothetical protein (NECATOR_CHRI.G2781.T2) produces MATPQKAASAKGDTTTGAAPTEKMEVEEALDEEILRMAPEDLKSRTHLLDNEIRIMRSEVQRINHSVSTLKERIKENNERIKVNKTLPYLVSNVVELLDLEDNQEEEGANIDLDAHKTKCAVIKTSTRATYFLPVVGLVEPSELKPGDLVGVNKDSYLILEKLPAEYDSRVKAMEVDERPSEQYSDIGGCDKQIQELIEAVVLPMTHKDRFVNLGIHPPKGVLMYGPPGTGKTMMARAVAAQTKSTFLKLAGPQLVQMFIGDGAKLVRDAFALAKEKAPAIIFIDELDAIGTKRFDSEKAGDREVQRTMLELLNQLDGFQPNDEIKVIAATNRIDVLDPALLRSGRLDRKIELPHPNEDARARIMQIHSRKMNVNKDVNFEELARCTDDFNGAQCKAVCVEAGMIALRRDATEVVHEDFMDAILEVQAKKKASLNYYA; encoded by the exons ATGGCTACTCCACAAAAAGCTGCATCTGCAAAAGGTGATACAACTACTGGTGCTGCTCCGACAGAGAAAATGGAAGTGGAGGAA gCCCTCGATGAAGAAATCCTTCGTATGGCTCCTGAGGACCTAAAGAGTAGAACACATTTACTGGATAACGAAATCCGCATTATGAGAAGTGAAGTGCAGCGAATTAATCATTCTGTTTCAACCCTAAAAGAGCgcatcaaagaaaacaatgagcGGATAAAG GTAAATAAGACTTTACCCTACCTGGTATCAAATGTCGTGGAACTTCTGGATTTGGAAGACaaccaagaagaagaag GTGCAAACATCGATTTGGACGCGCACAAGACGAAATGCGCTGTCATAAAAACATCAACCAGAGCAACTTATTTCCTTCCTGTGGTCGGCCTAGTTGAACCGTCTGAACTAAAACCAGGAGATCTTGTGGGTGTGAACAAG GATTCGTACTTGATTTTGGAGAAACTCCCAGCTGAATATGACTCTCGTGTTAAAGCTATGGAG GTGGACGAGCGGCCATCCGAGCAATACTCAGATATTGGCGGCTGTGACAAGCAAATACAAGAGCTTATTGAAGCTGTAGTTCTCCCTATGACACACAAAGATCGATTTGTCAATCTTGGAATCCATCCACCAAAAGGGGTGCTGATGTATGGCCCTCCAG GGACTGGTAAAACTATGATGGCTCGTGCTGTTGCTGCACAAACGAAGTCGACTTTTCTTAAACTTGCTGGTCCTCAGCTAGTGCAAATGTTTATCGGAGATGGAGCAAAACTTGTTCGTGATGCATTCGCGCTCGCAAAAGAAAAGGCTCCtgctattatatttattgatgAGCTGGACGCTATTG GAACAAAGCGCTTTGACTCGGAAAAAGCTGGTGATCGTGAAGTGCAACGTACTATGCTTGAGCTGCTTAATCAACTTGACGGCTTCCAACCCAACGATGAAATTAAG GTAATTGCTGCGACGAATAGGATCGACGTTCTTGATCCTGCATTGTTAAGATCCGGTCGACTAGACAGAAAAATTGAGCTTCCACATCCAAACGAGGATGCACGAGCTCGTATCATGCAGATTCATTCCAGAAAGATGAACGTCAA TAAAGAcgtaaattttgaagagttgGCGCGATGCACTGATGATTTCAATGGAGCTCAGTGTAAAGCAGTCTGTGTGGAAGCG GGTATGATCGCTCTGCGGCGTGACGCAACTGAAGTTGTTCATGAAGACTTCATGGACGCTATTTTAGAAGtccaagcaaaaaagaaagcaagccTCAATTATTATGCTTGA
- a CDS encoding hypothetical protein (NECATOR_CHRI.G2782.T1), translating into MLENSVLSCGRQLFLKWMSLPFEPLPHGREVEIRPRFPLPPGDDELLIVAGRSNQGVLKVIEWDHMDLSIFYPTALTSTWAVRTVLYPLAVLRSRLQLQKQHTVYRNTLEAFVSISKSEGIRGLYRGFWVTVPQIGTSFIYTTVYEKLRAVLNQDLGVNSVAGISSLAGGAASLASQSIFVPTDIIAQYMMVYYKADKFISGNDKAVIEYVRNEKNPRLTLGLRFLRAIYKVDGLKGFYRGFFASALVYVPTCLVFWPVYYWVQDFCNWMRKGRVDRTGLLLLDQAVAATLGGVCSTICTNPMEMFRIRLQVHRTSYRDTLARMIRNEQHHIFTKGLTPRLISNSIYSCIVMVGYEIVKRFCVLPEYKDMVKCSAQQQRQKSLPNACKYAVSDVKVLNLFRFFVERSAVESQYRVMSSDTSEATDFACKEKLLVIQWEHLNLWRFYPLALASSWSIRCFLYPMSVVKSRLQLQRQNNVYRGMRHAFTEILRVEGVGALYRGFWMTLPQLSASFLYSSTYEKVRDLLQVHVGIKNHSLVSALAGGIASPCAQLVFVPTDIVAQHMMVHNNPEAFGGSRKNVAVASAVRNDGLEGRYTLGLRVLRAVYKVDGLSGFYRGFLSAVMLYIPSTMVFWSTYYHALEVFRKIRVKVTEIQRGVKPMSPADVDNRNFFLDQAVSGSIGGIASACVTNPLEMLRIRLQVHRTNYTDTIRRLWKYEGSKVLTKGLAPRVVSNAMYSSLVMLAYETVKKVSVLPEYRDNVVW; encoded by the exons ATGTTGGAAAACAGTGTCCTCTCATG CGGGCGCCAGCTTTTTCTGAAGTGGATGTCGCTTCCTTTCGAACCTCTCCCTCATGGTCGTGAGGTGGAAATACGACCACGATTTCCTCTACCTCCTGGCGACGATGAGTTACTTATTGTGGCTGGTCGGTCCAACCAAGGTGTGCTCAAGGTTATCGAGTGGGATCATATGgatttgtcaattttttatcCAACTGCATTGACCAG TACTTGGGCTGTGCGTACCGTATTGTATCCACTTGCTGTGTTGAGAAGTCGACTGCAGCTCCAGAAGCAACACACAGTCTACAGGAACACCCTGGAAGCGTTCGTTAGTatatccaaaagtgaaggaattcGTGGTCTATACAGG GGTTTCTGGGTGACTGTACCACAGATTGGTACATCGTTTATTTACACGACTGTCTACGAGAAGTTGCGCGCTGTTCTCAATCAAGACCTCGGTGTGAATTCGGTTGCTGGGATATCCAGTTTGGCTGGTGGGGCCGCCAGTTTGGCATCTCAG TCCATATTCGTTCCAACTGATATTATTGCTCAGTACATGATGGTTTACTACAAAGCCGACAAGTTTATTTCTGGCAATGATAAAGCAGTGATCGAATATGTTCGCAATGAAAAGAACCCTCGACTTACTCTTGGGCTGCGGTTTCTGAGAGCTATCTATAAAGTTGATGGATTGAAGGGATTTTATCG TGgattttttgcttctgctCTCGTGTACGTACCGACGTGTTTAGTCTTTTGGCCAGTGTATTATTGGGTTCAGGATTTCTGCAATTGG ATGCGAAAAGGCCGTGTCGATCGGACGGGATTACTTCTCTTAGACCAAGCAGTCGCTGCTACACTCGGTGGTGTCTGTTCTACTATATGCACAAACCCAATGGAAATGTTTCGCATTAGACTGCAG GTTCATCGGACCAGCTATAGAGATACGTTAGCTCGTATGATTAGGAACGAACAGCATCACATATTCACAAAAGGTTTAACCCCAAG GCTAATAAGCAACTCGATATACTCGTGTATTGTAATGGTTGGCTATGAAATTGTGAAGCGTTTCTGTGTTCTACCGGAATACAAGGATATGGTCAAGTG TTCGGCACAACAGCAGCGGCAGAAGTCGCTGCCAAATGCTTGCAAATACGCGGTCTCTGATGTTAAAGTCCTCAACCTGTTCCGATTCTTCGTGGAAAGGAGCGCGGTAGAGTCTCAATATCGCGTGATGTCCTCTGATACATCGGAGGCGACTGATTTCGCCTGCAAA GAAAAGCTACTCGTCATTCAGTGGGAACATCTCAATTTATGGCGTTTCTATCCGCTTGCTCTCGCTAGTTCTTGGTCAATAAGATGCTTCCTTTATCCCAT GTCTGTCGTAAAGAGTCGTTTGCAGTTGCAACGCCAGAATAATGTCTATCGCGGTATGCGTCATGCATTCACCGAAATTCTAAGGGTTGAAGGAGTAGGAGCCTTGTACAGG GGATTTTGGATGACTCTCCCACAGCTGTCTGCCTCATTTCTCTATTCTTCCACTTATGAGAAAGTGCGTGATCTGCTTCAAGTTCACGTTGGTATCAAGAATCATTCGCTTGTGTCGGCTTTGGCAG GAGGCATTGCTTCACCATGTGCTCAACTGGTCTTTGTACCGACGGATATTGTTGCTCAGCACATGATGGTTCACAATAATCCTGAAGCTTTCGGAG gaagtagaaaaaatgtgGCCGTTGCTAGTGCGGTGCGAAATGATGGCTTAGAGGGTAGATATACGCTTGGTCTTCGAGTTCTTCGAGCAGTATACAAAGTCGATGGATTATCAGGGTTTTATCG AGGCTTCTTATCTGCTGTGATGCTCTATATACCATCTACCATGGTGTTTTGGTCAACTTATTATCATGCGTTGgaagttttcagaaaaatacgGGTGAAG GTTACTGAGATTCAACGTGGTGTAAAACCCATGTCACCTGCTGATGTTGACAACAGAAACTTTTTCTTGGACCAG GCTGTGTCCGGTTCTATAGGAGGCATTGCGTCAGCTTGTGTTACAAATCCTCTGGAAATGCTCCGCATACGGTTACAG GTTCACCGGACGAACTATACAGACACCATCAGACGGCTTTGGAAATATGAAGGATCCAAAGTGCTCACCAAG GGTTTGGCACCACGTGTGGTCAGCAATGCGATGTATTCAAGTTTGGTAATGCTGGCTTACGAGACAGTAAAAAAAGTGTCCGTTCTACCGGAATATCGGGATAATGTTGTTTGGTAG
- a CDS encoding hypothetical protein (NECATOR_CHRI.G2781.T1), translating to MSDLANHDLRDVFLDRMATPQKAASAKGDTTTGAAPTEKMEVEEALDEEILRMAPEDLKSRTHLLDNEIRIMRSEVQRINHSVSTLKERIKENNERIKVNKTLPYLVSNVVELLDLEDNQEEEGANIDLDAHKTKCAVIKTSTRATYFLPVVGLVEPSELKPGDLVGVNKDSYLILEKLPAEYDSRVKAMEVDERPSEQYSDIGGCDKQIQELIEAVVLPMTHKDRFVNLGIHPPKGVLMYGPPGTGKTMMARAVAAQTKSTFLKLAGPQLVQMFIGDGAKLVRDAFALAKEKAPAIIFIDELDAIGTKRFDSEKAGDREVQRTMLELLNQLDGFQPNDEIKVIAATNRIDVLDPALLRSGRLDRKIELPHPNEDARARIMQIHSRKMNVNKDVNFEELARCTDDFNGAQCKAVCVEAGMIALRRDATEVVHEDFMDAILEVQAKKKASLNYYA from the exons ATGAGCGATTTAGCTAACCATGACTTGAGAGACGTATTTCTGGATCG aATGGCTACTCCACAAAAAGCTGCATCTGCAAAAGGTGATACAACTACTGGTGCTGCTCCGACAGAGAAAATGGAAGTGGAGGAA gCCCTCGATGAAGAAATCCTTCGTATGGCTCCTGAGGACCTAAAGAGTAGAACACATTTACTGGATAACGAAATCCGCATTATGAGAAGTGAAGTGCAGCGAATTAATCATTCTGTTTCAACCCTAAAAGAGCgcatcaaagaaaacaatgagcGGATAAAG GTAAATAAGACTTTACCCTACCTGGTATCAAATGTCGTGGAACTTCTGGATTTGGAAGACaaccaagaagaagaag GTGCAAACATCGATTTGGACGCGCACAAGACGAAATGCGCTGTCATAAAAACATCAACCAGAGCAACTTATTTCCTTCCTGTGGTCGGCCTAGTTGAACCGTCTGAACTAAAACCAGGAGATCTTGTGGGTGTGAACAAG GATTCGTACTTGATTTTGGAGAAACTCCCAGCTGAATATGACTCTCGTGTTAAAGCTATGGAG GTGGACGAGCGGCCATCCGAGCAATACTCAGATATTGGCGGCTGTGACAAGCAAATACAAGAGCTTATTGAAGCTGTAGTTCTCCCTATGACACACAAAGATCGATTTGTCAATCTTGGAATCCATCCACCAAAAGGGGTGCTGATGTATGGCCCTCCAG GGACTGGTAAAACTATGATGGCTCGTGCTGTTGCTGCACAAACGAAGTCGACTTTTCTTAAACTTGCTGGTCCTCAGCTAGTGCAAATGTTTATCGGAGATGGAGCAAAACTTGTTCGTGATGCATTCGCGCTCGCAAAAGAAAAGGCTCCtgctattatatttattgatgAGCTGGACGCTATTG GAACAAAGCGCTTTGACTCGGAAAAAGCTGGTGATCGTGAAGTGCAACGTACTATGCTTGAGCTGCTTAATCAACTTGACGGCTTCCAACCCAACGATGAAATTAAG GTAATTGCTGCGACGAATAGGATCGACGTTCTTGATCCTGCATTGTTAAGATCCGGTCGACTAGACAGAAAAATTGAGCTTCCACATCCAAACGAGGATGCACGAGCTCGTATCATGCAGATTCATTCCAGAAAGATGAACGTCAA TAAAGAcgtaaattttgaagagttgGCGCGATGCACTGATGATTTCAATGGAGCTCAGTGTAAAGCAGTCTGTGTGGAAGCG GGTATGATCGCTCTGCGGCGTGACGCAACTGAAGTTGTTCATGAAGACTTCATGGACGCTATTTTAGAAGtccaagcaaaaaagaaagcaagccTCAATTATTATGCTTGA
- a CDS encoding hypothetical protein (NECATOR_CHRI.G2782.T2) — MDLSIFYPTALTSTWAVRTVLYPLAVLRSRLQLQKQHTVYRNTLEAFVSISKSEGIRGLYRGFWVTVPQIGTSFIYTTVYEKLRAVLNQDLGVNSVAGISSLAGGAASLASQSIFVPTDIIAQYMMVYYKADKFISGNDKAVIEYVRNEKNPRLTLGLRFLRAIYKVDGLKGFYRGFFASALVYVPTCLVFWPVYYWVQDFCNWMRKGRVDRTGLLLLDQAVAATLGGVCSTICTNPMEMFRIRLQVHRTSYRDTLARMIRNEQHHIFTKGLTPRLISNSIYSCIVMVGYEIVKRFCVLPEYKDMVKCSAQQQRQKSLPNACKYAVSDVKVLNLFRFFVERSAVESQYRVMSSDTSEATDFACKEKLLVIQWEHLNLWRFYPLALASSWSIRCFLYPMSVVKSRLQLQRQNNVYRGMRHAFTEILRVEGVGALYRGFWMTLPQLSASFLYSSTYEKVRDLLQVHVGIKNHSLVSALAGGIASPCAQLVFVPTDIVAQHMMVHNNPEAFGGSRKNVAVASAVRNDGLEGRYTLGLRVLRAVYKVDGLSGFYRGFLSAVMLYIPSTMVFWSTYYHALEVFRKIRVKVTEIQRGVKPMSPADVDNRNFFLDQAVSGSIGGIASACVTNPLEMLRIRLQVHRTNYTDTIRRLWKYEGSKVLTKGLAPRVVSNAMYSSLVMLAYETVKKVSVLPEYRDNVVW; from the exons ATGgatttgtcaattttttatcCAACTGCATTGACCAG TACTTGGGCTGTGCGTACCGTATTGTATCCACTTGCTGTGTTGAGAAGTCGACTGCAGCTCCAGAAGCAACACACAGTCTACAGGAACACCCTGGAAGCGTTCGTTAGTatatccaaaagtgaaggaattcGTGGTCTATACAGG GGTTTCTGGGTGACTGTACCACAGATTGGTACATCGTTTATTTACACGACTGTCTACGAGAAGTTGCGCGCTGTTCTCAATCAAGACCTCGGTGTGAATTCGGTTGCTGGGATATCCAGTTTGGCTGGTGGGGCCGCCAGTTTGGCATCTCAG TCCATATTCGTTCCAACTGATATTATTGCTCAGTACATGATGGTTTACTACAAAGCCGACAAGTTTATTTCTGGCAATGATAAAGCAGTGATCGAATATGTTCGCAATGAAAAGAACCCTCGACTTACTCTTGGGCTGCGGTTTCTGAGAGCTATCTATAAAGTTGATGGATTGAAGGGATTTTATCG TGgattttttgcttctgctCTCGTGTACGTACCGACGTGTTTAGTCTTTTGGCCAGTGTATTATTGGGTTCAGGATTTCTGCAATTGG ATGCGAAAAGGCCGTGTCGATCGGACGGGATTACTTCTCTTAGACCAAGCAGTCGCTGCTACACTCGGTGGTGTCTGTTCTACTATATGCACAAACCCAATGGAAATGTTTCGCATTAGACTGCAG GTTCATCGGACCAGCTATAGAGATACGTTAGCTCGTATGATTAGGAACGAACAGCATCACATATTCACAAAAGGTTTAACCCCAAG GCTAATAAGCAACTCGATATACTCGTGTATTGTAATGGTTGGCTATGAAATTGTGAAGCGTTTCTGTGTTCTACCGGAATACAAGGATATGGTCAAGTG TTCGGCACAACAGCAGCGGCAGAAGTCGCTGCCAAATGCTTGCAAATACGCGGTCTCTGATGTTAAAGTCCTCAACCTGTTCCGATTCTTCGTGGAAAGGAGCGCGGTAGAGTCTCAATATCGCGTGATGTCCTCTGATACATCGGAGGCGACTGATTTCGCCTGCAAA GAAAAGCTACTCGTCATTCAGTGGGAACATCTCAATTTATGGCGTTTCTATCCGCTTGCTCTCGCTAGTTCTTGGTCAATAAGATGCTTCCTTTATCCCAT GTCTGTCGTAAAGAGTCGTTTGCAGTTGCAACGCCAGAATAATGTCTATCGCGGTATGCGTCATGCATTCACCGAAATTCTAAGGGTTGAAGGAGTAGGAGCCTTGTACAGG GGATTTTGGATGACTCTCCCACAGCTGTCTGCCTCATTTCTCTATTCTTCCACTTATGAGAAAGTGCGTGATCTGCTTCAAGTTCACGTTGGTATCAAGAATCATTCGCTTGTGTCGGCTTTGGCAG GAGGCATTGCTTCACCATGTGCTCAACTGGTCTTTGTACCGACGGATATTGTTGCTCAGCACATGATGGTTCACAATAATCCTGAAGCTTTCGGAG gaagtagaaaaaatgtgGCCGTTGCTAGTGCGGTGCGAAATGATGGCTTAGAGGGTAGATATACGCTTGGTCTTCGAGTTCTTCGAGCAGTATACAAAGTCGATGGATTATCAGGGTTTTATCG AGGCTTCTTATCTGCTGTGATGCTCTATATACCATCTACCATGGTGTTTTGGTCAACTTATTATCATGCGTTGgaagttttcagaaaaatacgGGTGAAG GTTACTGAGATTCAACGTGGTGTAAAACCCATGTCACCTGCTGATGTTGACAACAGAAACTTTTTCTTGGACCAG GCTGTGTCCGGTTCTATAGGAGGCATTGCGTCAGCTTGTGTTACAAATCCTCTGGAAATGCTCCGCATACGGTTACAG GTTCACCGGACGAACTATACAGACACCATCAGACGGCTTTGGAAATATGAAGGATCCAAAGTGCTCACCAAG GGTTTGGCACCACGTGTGGTCAGCAATGCGATGTATTCAAGTTTGGTAATGCTGGCTTACGAGACAGTAAAAAAAGTGTCCGTTCTACCGGAATATCGGGATAATGTTGTTTGGTAG
- a CDS encoding hypothetical protein (NECATOR_CHRI.G2777.T2), whose amino-acid sequence MTILSVVYGFATLPYPRTRNRRFLSNLLCFSAKARVFPVSVLLTRWMFITRACRCIAGRTSQMRAWQVQSPAEPLQLQTVPLPVLTKPNQILIKVKVR is encoded by the coding sequence ATGACAATATTGTCTGTGGTTTACGGGTTCGCGACGTTACCGTACCCGAGAACTCGGAATCGCCGATTCCTGAGCAACTTGCTGTGCTTCTCAGCAAAAGCTAGGGTATTTCCAGTGTCAGTGTTGCTTACGCGTTGGATGTTCATTACTCGTGCTTGCCGTTGTATAGCTGGAAGAACTTCCCAAATGCGGGCATGGCAAGTGCAATCTCCTGCAGAACCGCTACAATTGCAGACTGTTCCCTTGCCCGTTCTCACAAAGCCGAATCAAATCCTTATCAAGGTTAAGGTAAGATAG